From Streptomyces sp. NBC_00775, one genomic window encodes:
- a CDS encoding carbohydrate ABC transporter permease, which produces MSTPTAALGKQRTPVRPARVLLHVFLVLTSLAWLGPLLWALFAALRPYGETSEKGYVSWPDKLSFDNFTNAFQQSDMLHYFGNTLLIAIPAVLLTLFLSSCVAFYVSRFDFRVNLFLLLVFTAGNLLPQQVIITPLYRLYLLIDLPGITVSGKLYDSALGLVLIHVAFQSGFCAFVLSNYMRSLPHELTEAALVDGASVWRLYWQIVLPLCKPAIAALATLLSIWIYNDFFWAIVLISTGENMPITSALNNLSGQYFTDPNLVAAGALLTAIPTLTVYFALQRQFVGGLTLGANKG; this is translated from the coding sequence ATGAGCACCCCCACCGCCGCGCTCGGCAAGCAGCGCACCCCCGTCCGCCCGGCCCGGGTCCTGCTGCACGTGTTCCTCGTCCTCACGTCACTGGCCTGGCTCGGCCCGCTGCTGTGGGCCCTGTTCGCCGCCCTGCGGCCGTACGGCGAGACCAGCGAGAAGGGCTACGTCTCGTGGCCCGACAAGCTGAGCTTCGACAACTTCACCAACGCGTTCCAGCAGTCCGACATGCTCCACTACTTCGGCAACACGCTGCTGATCGCGATCCCGGCCGTGCTGCTGACGCTGTTCCTGTCGTCGTGCGTCGCGTTCTACGTCAGCCGCTTCGACTTCCGCGTCAACCTCTTCCTGCTGCTGGTGTTCACGGCCGGCAACCTGCTCCCGCAGCAGGTCATCATCACCCCGCTGTACCGCCTGTACCTGCTGATCGACCTGCCCGGGATCACCGTCAGCGGCAAGCTGTACGACTCCGCGCTCGGCCTGGTCCTCATCCACGTGGCGTTCCAGTCCGGGTTCTGCGCCTTCGTGCTGAGCAACTACATGCGCTCGCTGCCGCACGAGCTGACCGAGGCCGCGCTCGTCGACGGCGCCTCGGTGTGGCGGCTGTACTGGCAGATCGTGCTGCCGCTGTGCAAGCCCGCGATCGCGGCCCTGGCGACCCTGCTGTCCATCTGGATCTACAACGACTTCTTCTGGGCCATCGTGCTGATCTCCACCGGCGAGAACATGCCGATCACCTCGGCCCTGAACAACCTCTCCGGCCAGTACTTCACCGACCCCAACCTGGTCGCCGCCGGCGCCCTGCTCACCGCGATCCCGACGCTGACCGTGTACTTCGCGCTCCAGCGCCAGTTCGTCGGCGGTCTCACGCTGGGCGCCAACAAGGGCTGA
- a CDS encoding glycoside hydrolase family 36 protein, producing the protein MPHPFTPLDSVPVDPRRARVYEEGWQSWSPSGAYALDATPYRPTNDNWATVCYRPGVTVPHGTFQGEGLLALDPGDGSPVRLWAAAEPLRSVPSIRLEIRGDRAEISADGPVKSLTGTDIQSLLADWADGLGLAAPRPAPTVWCSWYEYFTAVTEDDIHENLRAMDTLDLPIDVVQIDDGYQRALGDWLTLSGRFRSRSGIADTIRARGRRAGIWTAPFLVDPGSELATAHPDWLVRSLDGTPLHAGRNWGHDLYVLDTTHPAAAAYLTEVFTTLRAEGYDYFKVDFLYAGALDGVRHDGTDALTAYRSGIALIREAIGPDAYLLGCGAPVLPSIGLFDAMRVSPDTAPHRRSEADDYSQPGQDAAEFTGVGRQWQHGRLWVNDPDCLMARPAVETRERWAAHVEATGGLMASSDRLLSLDEWGVTTTRRLLGGVTR; encoded by the coding sequence GTGCCCCACCCCTTCACTCCGCTCGACTCCGTGCCCGTGGACCCGCGCAGGGCCAGGGTCTACGAGGAGGGCTGGCAGTCCTGGAGCCCCAGCGGCGCCTACGCCCTCGACGCGACGCCGTACCGGCCGACCAACGACAACTGGGCGACCGTCTGCTACCGGCCAGGCGTCACCGTCCCCCACGGCACCTTCCAGGGTGAGGGCCTGCTGGCGCTCGACCCCGGCGACGGCTCGCCGGTCCGGCTGTGGGCGGCGGCCGAGCCGCTGCGGTCCGTGCCGTCCATCCGGCTGGAGATACGGGGTGACCGGGCGGAGATCAGCGCCGACGGGCCGGTGAAGTCGCTGACCGGCACCGACATCCAGTCCCTGCTGGCGGACTGGGCGGACGGCCTCGGCCTCGCCGCCCCGCGGCCGGCGCCCACCGTCTGGTGCTCCTGGTACGAGTACTTCACCGCCGTCACCGAGGACGACATCCACGAGAACCTCCGTGCGATGGACACCCTCGACCTCCCCATCGACGTCGTCCAGATCGACGACGGCTACCAGCGCGCCCTCGGCGACTGGCTCACCCTCTCCGGCCGCTTCCGCTCCCGCTCCGGCATCGCCGACACCATCCGCGCGCGGGGCCGCAGGGCGGGCATCTGGACGGCGCCGTTCCTGGTCGACCCGGGCAGCGAACTCGCCACGGCCCACCCCGACTGGCTCGTCCGGTCCCTCGACGGCACGCCCCTGCACGCGGGCCGCAACTGGGGCCACGACCTGTACGTCCTGGACACCACGCACCCGGCCGCGGCGGCCTACCTGACCGAGGTCTTCACCACCCTGCGCGCCGAGGGCTACGACTACTTCAAGGTCGACTTCCTCTACGCGGGCGCCCTGGACGGCGTACGGCACGACGGAACCGACGCCCTCACGGCGTACCGCTCCGGTATCGCCCTGATCCGCGAGGCGATCGGCCCGGACGCCTATCTGCTGGGCTGCGGTGCGCCGGTCCTCCCCTCCATCGGCCTGTTCGACGCGATGCGCGTCAGCCCCGACACGGCTCCGCACCGCCGCTCCGAGGCCGACGACTACTCCCAGCCCGGCCAGGACGCCGCCGAGTTCACCGGCGTCGGACGCCAGTGGCAGCACGGCCGTCTCTGGGTCAACGACCCCGACTGCCTGATGGCCCGCCCCGCCGTGGAGACCCGCGAACGCTGGGCGGCGCATGTGGAGGCCACCGGCGGCCTGATGGCGTCCAGCGACCGGCTGCTGTCGCTGGACGAGTGGGGCGTGACCACAACTCGACGTCTGCTGGGGGGAGTTACCCGATGA
- a CDS encoding beta-galactosidase: protein MSGIRTLSVPGIAYGGDYNPEQWPEDVWAEDMRLMREAGVTMVSVGIFAWALLEPSEGVYDFARMDRLLDLLHENGIAADLATPTAAPPAWFFRAHPEALPVDRDGRTLSYGSRQTFCPSSPAYREAALRIAGALAERYAGHPAVAMWHVHNEYGCHNAECYCDTSAAAFRGWLRARYSDDLAELNHAWGTTFWSQWYYDWDEILPPRATGAVPNPTHQLDWRRFCSDELLSLYVAERDVLRRAAPATPATTNFMVMDNFDALDYWRWAPELDVVSNDHYLMSADPESEIDIALSGDLMRSLAGGPWLLMEHSTGAVNWQPVNRAKGPGELRRNALAHVAHGADGIAYFQWRAAKAGAEQWHSAMLPHAGTDSRIWQDVVALGQDLKALAEVRGSTGTASVAIVWDWNARWAVELPSQPSGELRFQDLVRDWYEPLWRAGVAVDFVRPEADLSAYRLVLAPSLYLVDDAGAANLAAFAERGGTLAVGFHSGAVDENCHVRLGGYPGAFREVLGVRSDELFPLLADETVGLSGGGTATLWSERVRLAGARAVTSYTEGPLTGVPAVTRHTYGAGTAWYLATRPDPATLGALLTRIREEAGVEPVATTPLGIEAVRRRGPHADYLFLIDHGGQGAEVPVAADATELLTGKPALGSVTVPPGGTAVVREPHGS from the coding sequence ATGAGCGGCATCCGCACTCTGTCCGTGCCCGGTATCGCGTACGGCGGCGACTACAACCCCGAGCAGTGGCCCGAGGACGTCTGGGCCGAGGACATGCGCCTGATGCGCGAGGCCGGCGTGACCATGGTCAGCGTGGGCATCTTCGCGTGGGCCCTGCTCGAACCGTCCGAGGGCGTGTACGACTTCGCCCGCATGGACCGCCTGCTCGACCTGCTGCACGAGAACGGCATCGCGGCCGACCTGGCCACCCCCACGGCAGCGCCCCCGGCGTGGTTCTTCCGCGCGCACCCCGAGGCGCTGCCCGTGGACCGCGACGGCCGCACCCTCTCGTACGGCAGCCGGCAGACCTTCTGCCCGAGCAGCCCCGCCTACCGCGAGGCCGCCCTGCGCATCGCGGGCGCCCTCGCCGAGCGGTACGCCGGCCACCCGGCGGTGGCGATGTGGCACGTCCACAACGAGTACGGCTGCCACAACGCGGAGTGCTACTGCGACACGAGCGCGGCGGCCTTCCGCGGCTGGCTCCGGGCCCGGTACTCCGACGACCTGGCGGAGCTCAACCACGCCTGGGGCACCACCTTCTGGAGCCAGTGGTACTACGACTGGGACGAGATCCTGCCGCCCCGCGCCACCGGAGCCGTCCCCAACCCGACCCACCAGCTGGACTGGCGCCGCTTCTGCTCGGACGAACTGCTGTCGCTGTACGTCGCCGAGCGGGACGTACTGCGCCGGGCGGCCCCGGCGACGCCCGCCACCACCAACTTCATGGTGATGGACAACTTCGACGCGCTGGACTACTGGCGCTGGGCGCCCGAGCTGGACGTCGTCTCCAACGACCACTATCTGATGTCCGCCGACCCCGAGTCGGAGATCGACATCGCGCTGAGCGGCGACCTGATGCGCTCGCTCGCGGGCGGCCCCTGGCTGCTGATGGAGCACTCCACGGGCGCGGTGAACTGGCAGCCCGTCAACCGCGCCAAGGGGCCGGGGGAGCTGCGCCGCAACGCCCTCGCGCATGTGGCGCACGGCGCGGACGGCATCGCCTACTTCCAGTGGCGGGCGGCCAAGGCGGGCGCCGAGCAGTGGCACTCGGCGATGCTGCCGCACGCGGGGACGGACAGCCGCATCTGGCAGGACGTCGTCGCACTGGGCCAGGACCTGAAGGCCCTGGCGGAGGTGCGCGGCAGCACGGGCACGGCGTCCGTCGCCATCGTCTGGGACTGGAACGCCCGCTGGGCCGTGGAACTGCCCTCCCAGCCGAGCGGCGAACTCCGCTTCCAGGACCTGGTCCGTGACTGGTACGAGCCGCTGTGGCGCGCGGGCGTGGCCGTGGACTTCGTACGCCCCGAAGCGGACCTGAGCGCGTACCGCCTGGTCCTGGCGCCGAGCCTGTACCTGGTGGACGACGCAGGCGCGGCGAACCTGGCCGCCTTCGCCGAACGCGGCGGCACGCTCGCCGTCGGCTTCCACAGCGGGGCGGTGGACGAGAACTGCCATGTGCGGCTGGGCGGTTACCCGGGCGCGTTCCGGGAGGTCCTCGGCGTACGGTCCGACGAACTGTTCCCGCTGCTGGCCGACGAGACGGTGGGCCTGAGCGGGGGCGGCACGGCCACGCTGTGGTCGGAGCGGGTGCGTCTCGCGGGCGCGCGGGCGGTGACCTCGTACACGGAGGGCCCGCTGACGGGCGTTCCGGCGGTCACCCGGCACACATACGGCGCGGGCACCGCCTGGTACCTGGCCACCCGCCCGGATCCGGCCACACTGGGCGCCCTGCTGACCCGGATCCGCGAGGAGGCGGGCGTCGAGCCGGTCGCGACCACCCCACTCGGCATCGAGGCGGTCCGCCGCCGGGGGCCGCACGCCGACTACCTCTTCCTGATCGACCACGGCGGCCAGGGCGCTGAGGTGCCGGTCGCCGCCGACGCGACGGAACTCCTCACCGGTAAGCCCGCTTTGGGGTCGGTGACGGTTCCGCCGGGTGGGACGGCCGTGGTACGGGAGCCGCACGGGAG